The genomic DNA CACACCACTATGCCGGACTGTCGTTTGGCAATGAAGCCTCCACGAAACACCGCTTTCAGGTTTCTAACCCGCAACTGGCGGCGAAGCAGGGGCTGCTGAAAATGAAAGCGCTGGCGGACGCGGGCTATAAACAGGCGGTGATCCCACCGCAGGAACGGCCCAATGTGCCGTTGCTGCGGCAACTGGGTTTCAGCGGCAGTGACGAGCAGGTGGTTGAGAAGGCGGCCGCGCAGGCACCGCAACTGTTGTCGGCGGTCAGTTCAGCGTCGTCGATGTGGGTCGCCAATGCCGCCACGGTAGCGCCTTCCGCTGATACCCTTGATGGTCGCGTGCACCTGACGGTCGCCAACCTCAATAACAAATTCCACCGCGCCAGTGAAGCGCCCACCACCGAGGCGGTACTGCGGGCGCTGCTGCCTGACGAGCACTATTTCGCCATCCACAGCGCACTGCCGCAGGTGGCAATGTTTGGCGACGAAGGCGCGGCGAACCATAACCGTTTTGGTGGCGCGTACGGGCAGCCGGGCGTGCAGATGTTCGTTTACGGGCGTGAGGAAGGGGGCGAGCAGCGTCCGTCGCGTTACCCCGCCCGGCAGACGCTGGAAGCCAGCCAGGCGGTGGCGCGACTGAACCGGGTCAATCCACAACAGGTGATTTTCGCCCAGCAAAATCCGTCGGTGATCGACAAAGGCGTTTTCCATAATGACGTGATTGCAGTCAGCAACCGCCAGGTACTGTTCTGCCATCAGCAGGCATTTGTCGATCAGAGTGCGTTGCTGTCGCAACTGGCGGCGCGCGTGCCGGGCTTTACCCCCATCGAAGTGCCCGCGTCACGCGTGTCGGTGGAAGAGGCGGTAGCGACTTATCTGTTTAACAGCCAACTGCTGAGCAAAGCGGACGGCAGCATGATGCTGGTACTGCCGAAAGAGTCGCAGTCGCACGAAGGCGTCTGGCGTTATCTCAATGATTTGCTGGCGCAGGATAACCCGGTAAGCGAACTGAAGGTGTTCGATCTGCGCGAGAGCATGGCGAACGGCGGCGGCCCGGCGTGTCTGCGCCTGCGCGTGGTGCTTAACGAACATGAGATGGCGGCAGTCAACCCGGCGGCGCTGATGAACGAGACGCTGTTCATCACCCTCAATGACTGGGTGGATCGTTACTATCGCGACAGGCTGACGCAGGCGGATCTGGCTGACCCGCAACTGTTGCGCGAAGGGCGCGAAGCGCTCGATCGCCTGACGCAGATCCTGAAGCTGGGATCGGTGTATCCGTTCCAGCGCTGAGAGGGCACGATGAAGGATTTTCTGGCATTAACGCTGGCGGGGCGATTGCCCCACAGCTTTCACGGCAACACACCGCATTTTCGCTGGCACTGGCTGGATTGCGGCATTTTGCAACTGACGCCGCATCAGCCTGTTGAACGCTCGCTGGTGCTGTCGGCCGGCATTCATGGCAATGAAACGGCACCGGTGGAGATGGTCGATAACCTTCTGCACCGCCTGTTTGCCGGTGAGCTGGCGCTGCACTGTCGGCTGCTGGTGATCTTCG from Trabulsiella odontotermitis includes the following:
- the astB gene encoding N-succinylarginine dihydrolase, with protein sequence MNAWEVNFDGLVGLTHHYAGLSFGNEASTKHRFQVSNPQLAAKQGLLKMKALADAGYKQAVIPPQERPNVPLLRQLGFSGSDEQVVEKAAAQAPQLLSAVSSASSMWVANAATVAPSADTLDGRVHLTVANLNNKFHRASEAPTTEAVLRALLPDEHYFAIHSALPQVAMFGDEGAANHNRFGGAYGQPGVQMFVYGREEGGEQRPSRYPARQTLEASQAVARLNRVNPQQVIFAQQNPSVIDKGVFHNDVIAVSNRQVLFCHQQAFVDQSALLSQLAARVPGFTPIEVPASRVSVEEAVATYLFNSQLLSKADGSMMLVLPKESQSHEGVWRYLNDLLAQDNPVSELKVFDLRESMANGGGPACLRLRVVLNEHEMAAVNPAALMNETLFITLNDWVDRYYRDRLTQADLADPQLLREGREALDRLTQILKLGSVYPFQR